One genomic region from Prunus persica cultivar Lovell chromosome G3, Prunus_persica_NCBIv2, whole genome shotgun sequence encodes:
- the LOC18784461 gene encoding LOW QUALITY PROTEIN: ABC transporter G family member 29 (The sequence of the model RefSeq protein was modified relative to this genomic sequence to represent the inferred CDS: inserted 2 bases in 1 codon) has translation MDGTEKVKGSQSHQRHHSHSRSISRSFSRASWSMEEVFVSASHSRRNSHVDEDEEALKWAAIEKLPTYDRLRTSIIKSCVETEPQGHHHNNNKVVHKEVDVLKLDINDRQNFIDRIFKVAEEDNEKFLKKFRSRIDKVGIRLPTVEVRFEHLTVEADCHVGTRALPTLPNVARNIAESALGLIGIRLAKRTKLTILKEASGIIKPSRMALLLGPPSSGKTTLLLALAGKLDPGLQVKGEITYNGYRLNEFVPQKTSAYISQNDVHTGVMTVKETLDFSARCQGVGSRYELLSELARREKADGIFPELEVDLFMKATSMGGIESSLITDYTLKILGLDICKDTIVGDEMQRGISGGQRKRVTTGEMIVGPTKTLFMDEISTGLDSSTTFQIVKCLQQIVHITEATILMSLLQPAPETFDLFDDIILLSEGQIVYQGPRDNILEFFESCGFRCPERKGTADFLQEVTSRKDQEQYWNDRRKQYRYVSVTEFANRFKRFHVGMRLENELSIPFDKXLAAKAALVFTRYSIPKMELLKACFDKERLLIKRNSFIYIFKTVQIIIGAFIASTVFLRTEMNTRNEDDAAVYVGALIFSMIVNMFNGFAELSLTIARLPVFYKHRDLLFHPAWTFTVPSVLLGIPISILESCIWIAITYYTIGFAPEASRFFKHLLLVFLLQQMASGMFRLIAGVCRTMIISNTGGSLTVLIVFMLGGFIIPRGEIPKWWIWGYWVSPMTYGFNAMTVNEMYSPRWMNKLASDNVTSLGVAVLNNFNVYPDQYWYWIGAAAILGFAILFNVLYTLALMYLNAPGKPQAIISEEVANEMEADQEESKEEPRLRRPPSKKDSFSRSLSSTDGNNSREMTIRRMSSRSNANGLSRNADSSLEIASGVAPKRGMVLPFTPLAMSFDSVNYYVDMPQEMKEEGVAEDRLQLLREVTGAFRPGVLTALMGVSGAGKTTLMDVLAGRKTGGYIEGDIRISGYPKKQETFARISGYCEQTDIHSPQVTIKESLIYSAFLRLPKEVNNEEKMIFVDQVIELVELDGLKDALVGLPGISGLSTEQRKRLTIAVELVANPSIIFMDEPTSGLDARAAAIVMRTVRNTVDTGRTVVCTIHQPSIDIFEAFDELLLLKRGGQVIYSGPLGRNSHKIVEYFEAIPGVTKIKEKYNPATWMLEASSVSTELRLRMDFAQHYKSSSLHQRNKALVKELSTPPAGAKDLYFTTQYSQSLWKQFTSCLWKQWWTYWRSPDYNLVRFFFTLVAALLLGTIFWKVGTKRESTADLSMIIGAMYAAVLFVGIDNCGTVQPIVAIERTVFYRERAAGMYSALPYALAQVIVEIPYVFIQTTYYTAIVYAMVSFQWTAAKFFWFFFINFFSFLYFTYYGMMTVSITPNHQVAAIFAAAFYSVFNLFSGFFIPRPRIPKWWVWYYWICPVAWTVYGLIVSQYGDIEDTIRAPGITPDPTVKGYIEDHFGYDPNFMGPVAGVLVGFTLFFAFMFAYCIRTLNFQVR, from the exons ATGGACGGAACAGAGAAAGTGAAAGGTTCACAATCACATCAGAGGCACCATAGCCATAGCAGAAGCATAAGCAGGAGTTTTAGCAGAGCAAGTTGGAGCATGGAAGAAGTGTTTGTGAGTGCCTCGCACTCTCGGAGAAATAGCCACgtggatgaagatgaagaggcTCTGAAATGGGCAGCCATTGAGAAACTGCCCACATATGATCGGCTAAGAACAAGCATCATCAAGTCCTGTGTGGAAACAGAACCTCAAGGACaccaccacaacaacaacaaagtgGTGCATAAGGAGGTTGATGTTCTAAAGCTCGACATAAACGACCGTCAAAATTTCATTGACAGGATTTTTAAGGTTGCAGAGGAAGACAATGAGAAGTTCTTGAAAAAGTTCAGAAGTAGAATTGATAA GGTTGGGATCAGACTTCCAACAGTGGAAGTTAGGTTTGAGCATTTGACCGTTGAAGCTGATTGCCATGTCGGCACCAGAGCTCTTCCCACCCTCCCAAATGTTGCTCGGAACATTGCAGAATCAGCTCTTGGCTTAATTGGGATTAGATTGGCTAAGAGAACAAAGTTAACAATTCTCAAAGAAGCCTCTGGCATTATTAAACCATCAAG GATGGCCCTTTTACTAGGTCCCCCATCCTCAGGGAAAACAACCCTTTTGCTGGCACTAGCTGGAAAATTGGACCCAGGCTTGCAG GTTAAAGGAGAAATCACTTACAATGGGTACAGGCTAAATGAATTTGTGCCGCAGAAGACATCTGCATACATTAGCCAAAATGATGTTCATACAGGAGTTATGACAGTCAAAGAAACCCTAGATTTTTCAGCAAGGTGCCAAGGGGTTGGTAGTCGATATG AACTTCTTTCTGAGCTTGCTAGAAGAGAAAAGGCCGATGGAATATTTCCAGAGCTAGAAGTAGACCTTTTCATGAAg GCTACTTCAATGGGAGGAATTGAGAGCAGTCTCATTACTGATTATACTCTAAAA ATTTTGGGGCTTGATATTTGCAAGGATACAATTGTTGGAGATGAGATGCAGAGAGGGATTTCTGGTGGGCAGAGAAAACGAGTTACCACAG GTGAGATGATTGTGGGGCCTACTAAAACGTTGTTCATGGATGAGATCTCAACGGGTCTAGATAGCTCCACGACATTTCAAATAGTGAAGTGCCTACAACAAATTGTACACATCACTGAGGCCACAATCTTGATGTCCCTACTCCAACCTGCTCCTGAGACGTTCGATCTCTTTGATGACATCATCCTTCTATCGGAAGGCCAGATTGTCTACCAGGGCCCACGTGATAACATTTTAGAGTTCTTTGAGAGCTGTGGATTTCGATGCCCCGAGCGAAAGGGAACCGCTGATTTCTTGCAAGAG GTTACATCAAGAAAAGACCAAGAACAATATTGGAATGACAGAAGGAAGCAATACAGATACGTATCAGTTACAGAATTTGCAAACAGGTTCAAACGCTTCCATGTGGGCATGAGGCTCGAAAATGAGCTCTCAATCCCTTTCGACAA CCTCGCGGCCAAAGCAGCTCTTGTGTTCACAAGATATTCAATACCCAAAATGGAGCTTCTCAAGGCCTGCTTTGACAAAGAACGGCTGCTCATTAAGAGGAACTCCTTCATCTACATCTTCAAGACGGTCCAAATTATAATAGGTGCATTTATAGCCTCCACCGTTTTCTTGAGGACCGAAATGAACACTAGGAATGAAGATGATGCAGCCGTTTATGTTGGTGCACTTATATTTTCCATGATCGTTAACATGTTCAATGGTTTTGCTGAGCTCTCTTTGACCATTGCAAGGCTCCCTGTGTTTTACAAGCACAGAGACCTACTCTTCCACCCTGCTTGGACTTTCACTGTCCCATCTGTCCTGCTTGGGATTCCTATATCCATCTTGGAATCTTGTATTTGGATAGCCATTACATATTACACCATTGGATTTGCACCAGAAGCTAGCAG ATTTTTCAAGCATCTATTGTTGGTATTTTTGCTCCAACAAATGGCTTCTGGGATGTTTAGGCTTATTGCAGGAGTCTGCAGGACCATGATCATATCGAACACTGGGGGGTCTCTCACCGTGctcattgttttcatgcttggagGTTTCATAATTCCTAGAG GTGAAATTCCCAAGTGGTGGATTTGGGGATACTGGGTTTCACCTATGACATATGGCTTCAATGCTATGACTGTAAACGAAATGTATTCTCCGAGGTGGATGAACAAACTG GCTTCAGATAATGTTACCAGCTTGGGTGTGGCAGTGCTAAATAACTTTAATGTTTACCCTGACCAATACTGGTATTGGATTGGAGCTGCCGCTATTCTTGGGTTTGCAATTCTCTTCAACGTCCTTTATACGCTCGCGCTTATGTACCTGAACG CTCCCGGAAAGCCACAAGCCATAATATCCGAAGAAGTGGCAAACGAAATGGAGGCAGACCAAGAAGAATCAAAGGAAGAACCAAGGCTTAGAAGGCCCCCGTCAAAGAAAGACTCATTTTCTAGATCTTTATCTTCTACTGATGGAAACAACTCAa GAGAAATGACAATCCGGAGAATGAGCAGTCGATCCAATGCCAATGGACTAAGTAGAAATGCTGATTCATCTCTTGAAATCGCCAGTGGTGTTGCCCCGAAGAGAGGAATGGTTCTACCCTTCACTCCTCTTGCAATGTCCTTTGACAGTGTTAATTATTATGTGGACATGCCCCAG GAAATGAAGGAAGAAGGAGTGGCAGAGGACAGGCTGCAACTACTTCGTGAAGTAACTGGTGCATTTAGGCCTGGGGTCTTGACTGCTCTAATGGGGGTCAGCGGGGCTGGGAAGACAACTTTGATGGATGTCTTAGCAGGAAGAAAGACCGGTGGGTATATTGAAGGGGACATTCGAATTTCTGGGTACCCTAAGAAGCAAGAAACGTTTGCAAGAATTTCTGGTTATTGTGAACAAACAGATATCCACTCACCCCAAGTCACTATCAAAGAGTCACTGATTTACTCAGCTTTCCTTAGGCTCCCTAAAGAAGTCAACAATGAGGAAAAGATG ATTTTTGTAGATCAAGTGATAGAATTAGTCGAGCTAGACGGTCTCAAAGATGCTTTAGTGGGGCTTCCAGGAATTTCAGGGTTGTCAACTGAACAAAGAAAGAGGTTAACAATTGCAGTTGAGCTTGTTGCTAATCCCTCAATCATTTTCATGGATGAGCCAACATCAGGTCTTGATGCAAGGGCAGCTGCAATTGTTATGAGGACTGTTAGAAACACTGTGGACACAGGGAGAACAGTTGTCTGCACAATTCATCAGCCTAGCATTGATATCTTCGAGGCCTTTGATGAGCTGCTACTGTTGAAGAGAGGAGGACAAGTTATCTACTCGGGACCCTTGGGCCGCAATTCTCACAAGATTGTCGAATATTTTGAG GCAATTCCTGGTGTGacaaaaatcaaagagaaGTATAATCCAGCCACATGGATGCTAGAGGCGAGCTCGGTATCAACTGAGCTTCGGCTTAGAATGGACTTTGCTCAACACTACAAATCATCTTCCTTGCACCA GAGAAACAAAGCTTTAGTAAAGGAGTTGAGCACACCACCAGCAGGAGCAAAAGACCTCTATTTTACGACTCAGTATTCTCAGTCATTATGGAAGCAGTTCACGTCTTGCCTCTGGAAGCAGTGGTGGACTTATTGGCGAAGTCCTGATTATAACCTTGTTAGATTCTTTTTCACCTTGGTAGCTGCACTTCTGCTTGGAACTATTTTCTGGAAGGTTGGCACTAAAAG AGAAAGCACAGCTGATCTTTCCATGATTATTGGGGCTATGTATGCTGCTGTGCTTTTCGTTGGAATCGATAACTGCGGAACAGTTCAGCCAATTGTTGCTATTGAACGAACAGTTTTCTATCGAGAAAGAGCTGCTGGGATGTACTCTGCATTACCTTATGCACTGGCACAG GTCATTGTTGAAATACCATATGTGTTTATTCAAACTACATATTATACAGCGATAGTGTATGCTATGGTGAGCTTCCAATGGACAGCAGCAAAGTTCTTCTGGTTCTTCTTCATAAACTTCTTCTCATTCCTTTACTTCACATACTACGGAATGATGACCGTTTCCATCACACCAAACCACCAAGTAGCAGCCATATTCGCAGCTGCATTTTATTCGGTCTTCAATCTCTTCTCAGGTTTCTTCATCCCAAGACCC AGAATACCCAAGTGGTGGGTTTGGTATTACTGGATCTGTCCAGTGGCATGGACAGTGTATGGATTGATAGTGTCGCAGTATGGTGATATTGAGGACACCATTAGAGCACCTGGGATCACCCCTGACCCTACTGTGAAAGGGTACATAGAAGACCATTTTGGATATGATCCAAACTTCATGGGACCAGTGGCTGGGGTTCTGGTTGGCTTCACACTCTTCTTTGCCTTCATGTTTGCCTACTGCATAAGGACACTGAACTTCCAAGTTAGATAG